A portion of the Gasterosteus aculeatus chromosome 12, fGasAcu3.hap1.1, whole genome shotgun sequence genome contains these proteins:
- the lpin1a gene encoding phosphatidate phosphatase LPIN1 isoform X3: protein MNYVGQLAGQVFVQVKELYRGLNPATLSGCIDVIVVRQPDGSLHCSPFHVRFGKMGVLRSREKVVDIEINGEPVSLHMKLGENGEAFFVEEAENPMEIVPSYLATSPIMSTGAELMESQLGRRSSRHHDAIPCSSIPIQSPGQQPSDGGIIKKRRKRRKKRPEAGGGGGGRRREESGEEFSEDQDMFTIDLSSDEEREGDNRPAYGDQGSIANTNTNHSPDWICSQSQMIKETLSIPPTCGLSISCPQTTSHFSTPLSSHENSRSSTPKSDSELTNQSKDNPEMLWTWGELPQAAQPSFLTSLQKKDPAVAVSIPVSADTHFRAISDTETPSFTLHAPQPGETAAGGAEDTDPTKTVDTAEVSEVESFGPSCPEMEGFTACSVSPRILLDRRDEFENRGSPIRSTDSPSKRKEKRSQHLGSDGVYLDDLTELEPEVAALYFPKSDGGSSSMRGDSELMMVMGVRSANQSPQSVGSSGVDSGVDSLSDQVGDLPHVAISLCGGLTDNSEITREQFQERAISFQKFSENPSIIDDPNLVVKIGSKYYNWSTAAPVMLAMQVYQKPLPQASVENIMKEKMPKKGGRWWFSWRSRNSDSKSESVTEAGGDSGESSLALPAGNRMKDESSSSDEDHASSIQASGSCQSELPGSSGSVCFKKTLRLTSEQLASLQLKEGPNDVVFSVTTQYQGTCRCHGTIYLWSWDDKIVISDIDGTITRSDTLGHILPTLGKDWTHQGIARLYHKVSLNGYKFMYCSARAIGMADMTRGYLHWVNERGTMLPIGPVLLSPSSLFSALHREVIEKKPEKFKIECLSDIKQLFFPNTEPFYAAFGNRATDVYSYKEVGVPLNRIFTVNPKGELIQEHAKTNISSFGRLCEMVDHDFPVLDLEGEADVQCADTFEQVNYWREQIPDGTKQQEDPVTLETR from the exons ATGAACTACGTGGGTCAGTTGGCGGGCCAGGTATTTGTGCAGGTCAAGGAGCTTTACAGGGGACTGAACCCTGCGACGCTGTCCGGATGCATAGACGTCATCGTGGTCCGGCAGCCCGACGGCTCCCTGCATTGCTCCCCCTTCCACGTACGCTTCGGCAAGATGGGTGTCCTGCGCTCTCGTGAGAAAGTG GTGGACATAGAAATTAACGGAGAGCCAGTGAGTTTGCACATGAAGCTGGGGGAGAACGGAGAGGCCTTCTTCGTTGAAGAGGCTGAGAACCCAATG GAAATAGTTCCGTCCTACCTAGCAACATCACCCATCATGTCAACGGGGGCAGAGTTAATGGAGTCCCAGTTGGGCAGGCGCAGTTCTCGTCACCATG ATGCCATCCCCTGCAGCTCAATCCCCATCCAGAGCCCGGGACAGCAGCCGAGTGATGGAGGGATTatcaagaagaggaggaagaggaggaagaagaggccagaggcaggcggggggggaggaggaaggaggagagaggagagcgggGAGGAGTTCTCTGAGGATCAGGACATGTTCACTATTGACTTGAGCTcggatgaggagagagagggggacaacag ACCTGCGTATGGAGATCAGGGGTCGATAgccaacacaaatacaaaccaCAGCCCTGATTGGATCTGTTCACAGAG TCAGATGATTAAGGAAACTCTCTCAATCCCTCCAACCTGTGGTCTGTCCATCTCTTGTCCGCAGACGACTTCTCACTTTTCCACTCCTCTTAG CAGCCATGAAAATTCTAGGTCTTCAACACCAAAGAGCGACTCAGAGCTGACCAATCAGAGCAAAGACAACCCTGAGATGTTGTGGACTTGGGGGGAACTTCCACAAGCTGCTCag CCCTCCTTCTTGACTTCCCTCCAGAAGAAGGACCCGGCCGTAGCGGTCTCCATCCCAGTGTCTGCCGACACTCATTTCAGAGCGATCAGTGACACGGAGACTCCCTCCTTCACCCTCCATGCCCCCCAGCCAGGGGAGACTGCTGCTGGTGGGGCCGAGGACACTGACCCCACCAAGACTGTGGACACGGCTGAAG TGAGCGAGGTGGAAAGTTTCGGGCCATCGTGTCCAGAGATGGAGGGCTTCACAGCCTGCTCAGTGTCTCCCAGGATTCTCCTTGATCGTCGTGATGAATTTGAGAATAGAGGAAGTCCCATTAGAAGTACAGATTCTCCGTCCAAGAGGAAAG AAAAGAGAAGCCAACACCTTGGTTCTGATGGCGTGTACCTGGACGACCTTACAGAGCTGGAGCCTGAAGTAGCTGCTCTGTACTTCCCCAAAAG TGACGGAGGCAGCAGCTCAATGAGAGGGGACTCCGagctgatgatggtgatgggagTGCGCAGTGCCAATCAGTCCCCACAGTCGGTGGGCAGCAGCGGGGTGGACAGCGGCGTGGACAGTCTGTCCGACCAGGTCGGGGACCTGCCTCACGTGGCCATATCTCTGTGCGGAGGACTCACTGACAACAGCGAGATAACAAGAG AGCAGTTCCAGGAAAGGGCAATTTCCTTCCAGAAGTTCTCTGAAAATCCTTCTATAATCGACGACCCTAACCTGGTGGTCAAGATAGGAAGCAA GTACTACAACTGGAGCACAGCGGCTCCTGTCATGTTGGCCATGCAGGTCTATCAGAAGCCGCTGCCACAG GCTTCAGTGGAGAACATCATGAAGGAGAAGATGCCAAAGAAAGGAGGACGCTGGTGGTTCTCATGGAGGAGCCGGAATAGCGACTCCAAATCA GAATCAGTGACTGAAGCGGGTGGAGACAGTGGAGAGAGCTCACTCGCTCTGCCCGCAGGAAACAG GATGAAGGACGAGTCATCCTCCAGTGATGAGGACCACGCATCATCCATTCAGGCGTCAGGATCCTGCCAATCAGAGCTTCCTGGGAGTTCTGGCAGCGTCTGTTTTAAGAAGACGCTTCGGCTAACCTCGGAGCAACTG GCCAGCCTGCAGCTGAAGGAAGGTCCTAATGACGTGGTGTTCAGTGTGACCACTCAGTATCAGGGCACCTGTCGTTGCCACGGCACCATCTATCTTTGGAGCTGGGATGACAAGATAGTCATCTCGGATATAGATGGCACCATTACCAG GTCAGACACCCTGGGTCACATCCTGCCCACACTGGGCAAAGACTGGACCCACCAGGGCATTGCACGGCTCTACCACAAAGTCAGCCT GAATGGGTATAAATTCATGTACTGCTCAGCGAGGGCCATTGGCATGGCCGACATGACACGAGGATATCTGCACTGGGTCAACGAGAGGGGGACCATGCTGCCAATAGGCCCGGTGCTGCTCAGTCCCAGCAGCCTTTTCTCTGCCTTACACAG GGAGGTGATTGAGAAGAAACCGGAGAAGTTTAAGATTGAATGTCTCTCAGACATAAAGCAGCTGTTCTTCCCCAACACGGAGCCTTTCTATGCTGCTTTCGGCAACAGAGCGACG GATGTGTATTCCTATAAGGAGGTGGGCGTTCCTCTGAACCGGATTTTCACTGTCAATCCCAAGGGAGAGCTGATACAGGAGCATGCCAAAACCAATATCTCTTC CTTCGGGCGTCTGTGCGAGATGGTTGACCACGACTTCCCGGTCCTGGATCTAGAAGGGGAAGCAGACGTCCAGTGCGCTGACACGTTCGAGCAGGTCAACTACTGGCGCGAACAAATTCCTGACGGCACCAAACAGCAAGAAGACCCAGTGACACTTGAGACACGCTGA
- the lpin1a gene encoding phosphatidate phosphatase LPIN1 isoform X1, translating into MEPWAMEEKDLDFSRHREDGSPFNSWSLLETMNYVGQLAGQVFVQVKELYRGLNPATLSGCIDVIVVRQPDGSLHCSPFHVRFGKMGVLRSREKVVDIEINGEPVSLHMKLGENGEAFFVEEAENPMEIVPSYLATSPIMSTGAELMESQLGRRSSRHHDAIPCSSIPIQSPGQQPSDGGIIKKRRKRRKKRPEAGGGGGGRRREESGEEFSEDQDMFTIDLSSDEEREGDNRPAYGDQGSIANTNTNHSPDWICSQSQMIKETLSIPPTCGLSISCPQTTSHFSTPLSSHENSRSSTPKSDSELTNQSKDNPEMLWTWGELPQAAQPSFLTSLQKKDPAVAVSIPVSADTHFRAISDTETPSFTLHAPQPGETAAGGAEDTDPTKTVDTAEVSEVESFGPSCPEMEGFTACSVSPRILLDRRDEFENRGSPIRSTDSPSKRKEKRSQHLGSDGVYLDDLTELEPEVAALYFPKSDGGSSSMRGDSELMMVMGVRSANQSPQSVGSSGVDSGVDSLSDQVGDLPHVAISLCGGLTDNSEITREQFQERAISFQKFSENPSIIDDPNLVVKIGSKYYNWSTAAPVMLAMQVYQKPLPQASVENIMKEKMPKKGGRWWFSWRSRNSDSKSESVTEAGGDSGESSLALPAGNRMKDESSSSDEDHASSIQASGSCQSELPGSSGSVCFKKTLRLTSEQLASLQLKEGPNDVVFSVTTQYQGTCRCHGTIYLWSWDDKIVISDIDGTITRSDTLGHILPTLGKDWTHQGIARLYHKVSLNGYKFMYCSARAIGMADMTRGYLHWVNERGTMLPIGPVLLSPSSLFSALHREVIEKKPEKFKIECLSDIKQLFFPNTEPFYAAFGNRATDVYSYKEVGVPLNRIFTVNPKGELIQEHAKTNISSFGRLCEMVDHDFPVLDLEGEADVQCADTFEQVNYWREQIPDGTKQQEDPVTLETR; encoded by the exons ATGGAGCCGTGGGCCATGGAGGAAAAAGATCTGGACTTcagcagacacagagaggaTGGCAGCCCCTTCAACAGCTGGTCCTTG TTAGAGACCATGAACTACGTGGGTCAGTTGGCGGGCCAGGTATTTGTGCAGGTCAAGGAGCTTTACAGGGGACTGAACCCTGCGACGCTGTCCGGATGCATAGACGTCATCGTGGTCCGGCAGCCCGACGGCTCCCTGCATTGCTCCCCCTTCCACGTACGCTTCGGCAAGATGGGTGTCCTGCGCTCTCGTGAGAAAGTG GTGGACATAGAAATTAACGGAGAGCCAGTGAGTTTGCACATGAAGCTGGGGGAGAACGGAGAGGCCTTCTTCGTTGAAGAGGCTGAGAACCCAATG GAAATAGTTCCGTCCTACCTAGCAACATCACCCATCATGTCAACGGGGGCAGAGTTAATGGAGTCCCAGTTGGGCAGGCGCAGTTCTCGTCACCATG ATGCCATCCCCTGCAGCTCAATCCCCATCCAGAGCCCGGGACAGCAGCCGAGTGATGGAGGGATTatcaagaagaggaggaagaggaggaagaagaggccagaggcaggcggggggggaggaggaaggaggagagaggagagcgggGAGGAGTTCTCTGAGGATCAGGACATGTTCACTATTGACTTGAGCTcggatgaggagagagagggggacaacag ACCTGCGTATGGAGATCAGGGGTCGATAgccaacacaaatacaaaccaCAGCCCTGATTGGATCTGTTCACAGAG TCAGATGATTAAGGAAACTCTCTCAATCCCTCCAACCTGTGGTCTGTCCATCTCTTGTCCGCAGACGACTTCTCACTTTTCCACTCCTCTTAG CAGCCATGAAAATTCTAGGTCTTCAACACCAAAGAGCGACTCAGAGCTGACCAATCAGAGCAAAGACAACCCTGAGATGTTGTGGACTTGGGGGGAACTTCCACAAGCTGCTCag CCCTCCTTCTTGACTTCCCTCCAGAAGAAGGACCCGGCCGTAGCGGTCTCCATCCCAGTGTCTGCCGACACTCATTTCAGAGCGATCAGTGACACGGAGACTCCCTCCTTCACCCTCCATGCCCCCCAGCCAGGGGAGACTGCTGCTGGTGGGGCCGAGGACACTGACCCCACCAAGACTGTGGACACGGCTGAAG TGAGCGAGGTGGAAAGTTTCGGGCCATCGTGTCCAGAGATGGAGGGCTTCACAGCCTGCTCAGTGTCTCCCAGGATTCTCCTTGATCGTCGTGATGAATTTGAGAATAGAGGAAGTCCCATTAGAAGTACAGATTCTCCGTCCAAGAGGAAAG AAAAGAGAAGCCAACACCTTGGTTCTGATGGCGTGTACCTGGACGACCTTACAGAGCTGGAGCCTGAAGTAGCTGCTCTGTACTTCCCCAAAAG TGACGGAGGCAGCAGCTCAATGAGAGGGGACTCCGagctgatgatggtgatgggagTGCGCAGTGCCAATCAGTCCCCACAGTCGGTGGGCAGCAGCGGGGTGGACAGCGGCGTGGACAGTCTGTCCGACCAGGTCGGGGACCTGCCTCACGTGGCCATATCTCTGTGCGGAGGACTCACTGACAACAGCGAGATAACAAGAG AGCAGTTCCAGGAAAGGGCAATTTCCTTCCAGAAGTTCTCTGAAAATCCTTCTATAATCGACGACCCTAACCTGGTGGTCAAGATAGGAAGCAA GTACTACAACTGGAGCACAGCGGCTCCTGTCATGTTGGCCATGCAGGTCTATCAGAAGCCGCTGCCACAG GCTTCAGTGGAGAACATCATGAAGGAGAAGATGCCAAAGAAAGGAGGACGCTGGTGGTTCTCATGGAGGAGCCGGAATAGCGACTCCAAATCA GAATCAGTGACTGAAGCGGGTGGAGACAGTGGAGAGAGCTCACTCGCTCTGCCCGCAGGAAACAG GATGAAGGACGAGTCATCCTCCAGTGATGAGGACCACGCATCATCCATTCAGGCGTCAGGATCCTGCCAATCAGAGCTTCCTGGGAGTTCTGGCAGCGTCTGTTTTAAGAAGACGCTTCGGCTAACCTCGGAGCAACTG GCCAGCCTGCAGCTGAAGGAAGGTCCTAATGACGTGGTGTTCAGTGTGACCACTCAGTATCAGGGCACCTGTCGTTGCCACGGCACCATCTATCTTTGGAGCTGGGATGACAAGATAGTCATCTCGGATATAGATGGCACCATTACCAG GTCAGACACCCTGGGTCACATCCTGCCCACACTGGGCAAAGACTGGACCCACCAGGGCATTGCACGGCTCTACCACAAAGTCAGCCT GAATGGGTATAAATTCATGTACTGCTCAGCGAGGGCCATTGGCATGGCCGACATGACACGAGGATATCTGCACTGGGTCAACGAGAGGGGGACCATGCTGCCAATAGGCCCGGTGCTGCTCAGTCCCAGCAGCCTTTTCTCTGCCTTACACAG GGAGGTGATTGAGAAGAAACCGGAGAAGTTTAAGATTGAATGTCTCTCAGACATAAAGCAGCTGTTCTTCCCCAACACGGAGCCTTTCTATGCTGCTTTCGGCAACAGAGCGACG GATGTGTATTCCTATAAGGAGGTGGGCGTTCCTCTGAACCGGATTTTCACTGTCAATCCCAAGGGAGAGCTGATACAGGAGCATGCCAAAACCAATATCTCTTC CTTCGGGCGTCTGTGCGAGATGGTTGACCACGACTTCCCGGTCCTGGATCTAGAAGGGGAAGCAGACGTCCAGTGCGCTGACACGTTCGAGCAGGTCAACTACTGGCGCGAACAAATTCCTGACGGCACCAAACAGCAAGAAGACCCAGTGACACTTGAGACACGCTGA
- the lpin1a gene encoding phosphatidate phosphatase LPIN1 isoform X5, protein MNYVGQLAGQVFVQVKELYRGLNPATLSGCIDVIVVRQPDGSLHCSPFHVRFGKMGVLRSREKVVDIEINGEPVSLHMKLGENGEAFFVEEAENPMEIVPSYLATSPIMSTGAELMESQLGRRSSRHHDAIPCSSIPIQSPGQQPSDGGIIKKRRKRRKKRPEAGGGGGGRRREESGEEFSEDQDMFTIDLSSDEEREGDNRPAYGDQGSIANTNTNHSPDWICSQSQMIKETLSIPPTCGLSISCPQTTSHFSTPLSHENSRSSTPKSDSELTNQSKDNPEMLWTWGELPQAAQPSFLTSLQKKDPAVAVSIPVSADTHFRAISDTETPSFTLHAPQPGETAAGGAEDTDPTKTVDTAEVSEVESFGPSCPEMEGFTACSVSPRILLDRRDEFENRGSPIRSTDSPSKRKEKRSQHLGSDGVYLDDLTELEPEVAALYFPKSDGGSSSMRGDSELMMVMGVRSANQSPQSVGSSGVDSGVDSLSDQVGDLPHVAISLCGGLTDNSEITREQFQERAISFQKFSENPSIIDDPNLVVKIGSKYYNWSTAAPVMLAMQVYQKPLPQASVENIMKEKMPKKGGRWWFSWRSRNSDSKSESVTEAGGDSGESSLALPAGNRMKDESSSSDEDHASSIQASGSCQSELPGSSGSVCFKKTLRLTSEQLASLQLKEGPNDVVFSVTTQYQGTCRCHGTIYLWSWDDKIVISDIDGTITRSDTLGHILPTLGKDWTHQGIARLYHKVSLNGYKFMYCSARAIGMADMTRGYLHWVNERGTMLPIGPVLLSPSSLFSALHREVIEKKPEKFKIECLSDIKQLFFPNTEPFYAAFGNRATDVYSYKEVGVPLNRIFTVNPKGELIQEHAKTNISSFGRLCEMVDHDFPVLDLEGEADVQCADTFEQVNYWREQIPDGTKQQEDPVTLETR, encoded by the exons ATGAACTACGTGGGTCAGTTGGCGGGCCAGGTATTTGTGCAGGTCAAGGAGCTTTACAGGGGACTGAACCCTGCGACGCTGTCCGGATGCATAGACGTCATCGTGGTCCGGCAGCCCGACGGCTCCCTGCATTGCTCCCCCTTCCACGTACGCTTCGGCAAGATGGGTGTCCTGCGCTCTCGTGAGAAAGTG GTGGACATAGAAATTAACGGAGAGCCAGTGAGTTTGCACATGAAGCTGGGGGAGAACGGAGAGGCCTTCTTCGTTGAAGAGGCTGAGAACCCAATG GAAATAGTTCCGTCCTACCTAGCAACATCACCCATCATGTCAACGGGGGCAGAGTTAATGGAGTCCCAGTTGGGCAGGCGCAGTTCTCGTCACCATG ATGCCATCCCCTGCAGCTCAATCCCCATCCAGAGCCCGGGACAGCAGCCGAGTGATGGAGGGATTatcaagaagaggaggaagaggaggaagaagaggccagaggcaggcggggggggaggaggaaggaggagagaggagagcgggGAGGAGTTCTCTGAGGATCAGGACATGTTCACTATTGACTTGAGCTcggatgaggagagagagggggacaacag ACCTGCGTATGGAGATCAGGGGTCGATAgccaacacaaatacaaaccaCAGCCCTGATTGGATCTGTTCACAGAG TCAGATGATTAAGGAAACTCTCTCAATCCCTCCAACCTGTGGTCTGTCCATCTCTTGTCCGCAGACGACTTCTCACTTTTCCACTCCTCTTAG CCATGAAAATTCTAGGTCTTCAACACCAAAGAGCGACTCAGAGCTGACCAATCAGAGCAAAGACAACCCTGAGATGTTGTGGACTTGGGGGGAACTTCCACAAGCTGCTCag CCCTCCTTCTTGACTTCCCTCCAGAAGAAGGACCCGGCCGTAGCGGTCTCCATCCCAGTGTCTGCCGACACTCATTTCAGAGCGATCAGTGACACGGAGACTCCCTCCTTCACCCTCCATGCCCCCCAGCCAGGGGAGACTGCTGCTGGTGGGGCCGAGGACACTGACCCCACCAAGACTGTGGACACGGCTGAAG TGAGCGAGGTGGAAAGTTTCGGGCCATCGTGTCCAGAGATGGAGGGCTTCACAGCCTGCTCAGTGTCTCCCAGGATTCTCCTTGATCGTCGTGATGAATTTGAGAATAGAGGAAGTCCCATTAGAAGTACAGATTCTCCGTCCAAGAGGAAAG AAAAGAGAAGCCAACACCTTGGTTCTGATGGCGTGTACCTGGACGACCTTACAGAGCTGGAGCCTGAAGTAGCTGCTCTGTACTTCCCCAAAAG TGACGGAGGCAGCAGCTCAATGAGAGGGGACTCCGagctgatgatggtgatgggagTGCGCAGTGCCAATCAGTCCCCACAGTCGGTGGGCAGCAGCGGGGTGGACAGCGGCGTGGACAGTCTGTCCGACCAGGTCGGGGACCTGCCTCACGTGGCCATATCTCTGTGCGGAGGACTCACTGACAACAGCGAGATAACAAGAG AGCAGTTCCAGGAAAGGGCAATTTCCTTCCAGAAGTTCTCTGAAAATCCTTCTATAATCGACGACCCTAACCTGGTGGTCAAGATAGGAAGCAA GTACTACAACTGGAGCACAGCGGCTCCTGTCATGTTGGCCATGCAGGTCTATCAGAAGCCGCTGCCACAG GCTTCAGTGGAGAACATCATGAAGGAGAAGATGCCAAAGAAAGGAGGACGCTGGTGGTTCTCATGGAGGAGCCGGAATAGCGACTCCAAATCA GAATCAGTGACTGAAGCGGGTGGAGACAGTGGAGAGAGCTCACTCGCTCTGCCCGCAGGAAACAG GATGAAGGACGAGTCATCCTCCAGTGATGAGGACCACGCATCATCCATTCAGGCGTCAGGATCCTGCCAATCAGAGCTTCCTGGGAGTTCTGGCAGCGTCTGTTTTAAGAAGACGCTTCGGCTAACCTCGGAGCAACTG GCCAGCCTGCAGCTGAAGGAAGGTCCTAATGACGTGGTGTTCAGTGTGACCACTCAGTATCAGGGCACCTGTCGTTGCCACGGCACCATCTATCTTTGGAGCTGGGATGACAAGATAGTCATCTCGGATATAGATGGCACCATTACCAG GTCAGACACCCTGGGTCACATCCTGCCCACACTGGGCAAAGACTGGACCCACCAGGGCATTGCACGGCTCTACCACAAAGTCAGCCT GAATGGGTATAAATTCATGTACTGCTCAGCGAGGGCCATTGGCATGGCCGACATGACACGAGGATATCTGCACTGGGTCAACGAGAGGGGGACCATGCTGCCAATAGGCCCGGTGCTGCTCAGTCCCAGCAGCCTTTTCTCTGCCTTACACAG GGAGGTGATTGAGAAGAAACCGGAGAAGTTTAAGATTGAATGTCTCTCAGACATAAAGCAGCTGTTCTTCCCCAACACGGAGCCTTTCTATGCTGCTTTCGGCAACAGAGCGACG GATGTGTATTCCTATAAGGAGGTGGGCGTTCCTCTGAACCGGATTTTCACTGTCAATCCCAAGGGAGAGCTGATACAGGAGCATGCCAAAACCAATATCTCTTC CTTCGGGCGTCTGTGCGAGATGGTTGACCACGACTTCCCGGTCCTGGATCTAGAAGGGGAAGCAGACGTCCAGTGCGCTGACACGTTCGAGCAGGTCAACTACTGGCGCGAACAAATTCCTGACGGCACCAAACAGCAAGAAGACCCAGTGACACTTGAGACACGCTGA